A genomic window from Companilactobacillus alimentarius DSM 20249 includes:
- a CDS encoding phenolic acid decarboxylase, whose protein sequence is MTKTFKTLEDFLGTHFIYTYDNGWEYEWYAKNDHTVDYRIHGGMVGGRWVTDQEANIVMLTEGIYKISWTEPTGTDVALDFMPNEKKLHGTIFFPKWVEEHPEITVTYQNEHIDLMEESREKYETYPKLVVPEFANITYMGDAGQNNEDVISEAPYKEMPDDIRNGKYFDENYKRINK, encoded by the coding sequence ATGACAAAAACATTTAAAACTTTAGAAGACTTTTTAGGAACACACTTTATTTATACATATGACAACGGTTGGGAATACGAATGGTACGCTAAAAACGACCACACCGTTGACTACCGAATTCACGGCGGCATGGTTGGTGGCCGTTGGGTAACCGATCAAGAAGCTAACATCGTTATGTTAACAGAGGGTATCTACAAGATTTCTTGGACAGAACCAACTGGAACAGACGTTGCACTTGATTTCATGCCTAACGAAAAGAAACTTCACGGAACAATCTTCTTCCCAAAGTGGGTTGAGGAACATCCAGAAATAACTGTCACATATCAAAATGAGCATATTGATTTAATGGAAGAGTCACGTGAAAAATACGAAACTTATCCAAAACTAGTTGTTCCAGAATTTGCCAACATCACTTACATGGGCGACGCTGGTCAAAATAACGAAGATGTTATTAGTGAAGCACCATACAAAGAAATGCCTGATGATATCAGAAATGGTAAATATTTCGACGAAAACTACAAACGAATCAATAAATAG
- a CDS encoding glycosyltransferase family 8 protein, producing the protein MNLLFAIDDRVVDQLLTTLYSIKCNTTAKSFSVYVIQDKKLTHTQRIINFCKKLKMTYHAIIVSNTHFDKAPVTDRYPKTIYYRLLAYEYLPKNLQRVLYLDTDVLVINDLKHLYNMDFDGYWYAAASHVALDVTDSLNKIRLGNYDTNGYFNSGVILMNLPAEREYVKAEDIYGYIRIKNLALFLPDQDILNGLYGQHIKKIPDEVYNYDARMNPLYYAKSNGQWDIDWVIDHTAILHFCGRDKPWKADYKERYSGLYKHYAHLAKNLH; encoded by the coding sequence ATGAATCTACTATTTGCCATTGATGACCGCGTCGTCGATCAACTCTTGACCACCTTGTATTCCATCAAATGCAACACAACTGCCAAGAGCTTCTCCGTCTATGTGATCCAAGATAAGAAATTGACCCACACCCAACGGATAATTAATTTTTGTAAGAAACTCAAAATGACCTATCACGCAATCATTGTTTCCAATACTCATTTTGATAAAGCTCCAGTGACTGACCGCTATCCTAAAACTATTTATTATCGCTTATTAGCCTACGAATACCTGCCTAAAAACCTCCAGCGCGTTCTTTATTTAGATACTGATGTTTTAGTGATTAACGATTTGAAACACCTCTACAACATGGATTTTGACGGCTACTGGTACGCTGCCGCCAGTCACGTAGCACTAGATGTGACCGACTCCCTTAACAAAATCCGTTTAGGAAATTATGATACCAACGGCTACTTCAATTCAGGAGTTATCTTGATGAACCTGCCAGCTGAAAGAGAATATGTCAAAGCAGAAGATATTTATGGTTATATCAGAATCAAGAATCTAGCACTCTTCTTGCCAGATCAGGATATTTTAAATGGATTGTACGGGCAACACATTAAGAAGATACCAGACGAAGTCTACAACTACGATGCCCGAATGAATCCACTATATTATGCGAAAAGCAATGGGCAGTGGGATATTGATTGGGTGATTGACCACACCGCCATTCTCCATTTCTGTGGAAGAGACAAGCCTTGGAAGGCCGACTATAAAGAGAGATACTCGGGATTATATAAACACTATGCTCACCTTGCTAAAAATCTTCATTAA
- a CDS encoding peptide deformylase, translated as MIRPINHDQNFLKQKAQLATKNDLPIVQDLQDTLKANSKNCVGMAANMIGQNKKIIIFSLGMMAVVMINPTIISKKNSYVTFEGCLSLEGQRQTTRFKEITVKYLDTDFHEHIQEFSDFIAQIIQHEIDHCDGILI; from the coding sequence ATGATACGACCTATCAATCATGACCAAAACTTTCTAAAACAAAAAGCCCAACTGGCAACTAAAAATGATTTACCAATTGTTCAAGACTTACAAGATACTTTGAAGGCCAATTCTAAAAACTGTGTTGGTATGGCGGCTAATATGATTGGTCAAAATAAAAAAATAATTATCTTTTCTTTGGGTATGATGGCAGTAGTGATGATTAATCCTACTATTATAAGTAAGAAGAATTCTTACGTTACTTTTGAAGGTTGTTTATCTTTAGAAGGTCAAAGGCAAACTACTCGCTTTAAAGAAATTACGGTTAAATATCTGGATACTGACTTTCATGAACATATTCAAGAGTTCAGTGACTTTATAGCCCAGATCATTCAACATGAGATTGACCACTGTGATGGAATCTTGATATAA
- a CDS encoding SPFH domain-containing protein: protein MLFGFKVVRQNHVGLIETLGKYRREVDAGLSFYVPMFQKVRIVDLAMIPLSLKGYSVITKDNAEVQTNVTLNYHVTDARKFEYENSNSVESMVQLVRGHLHDIIGKIDLNEALGSTSKINADLANAIGDLTNTYGIKVDRVNIDELKPSASITESMEKQIRADREKTAAIAKANGEARSIEIETKARNDATVSTAKAQAEATIARADAKAYEIKKLNDMLASADSKYFTDQQIQAFADLANSAANTVVMSKEDIGKYSEIPVTAQVMNQISNK, encoded by the coding sequence ATATTGTTTGGATTTAAAGTAGTACGACAAAATCATGTGGGATTGATTGAAACTTTAGGGAAGTATCGACGTGAAGTAGACGCTGGATTGAGCTTTTACGTTCCGATGTTCCAAAAAGTTAGAATAGTTGATTTAGCAATGATTCCATTGTCATTGAAAGGATATTCGGTCATTACCAAGGATAATGCTGAAGTTCAAACAAACGTTACTTTAAATTACCACGTCACTGACGCCAGAAAGTTCGAATACGAGAATAGTAATTCCGTTGAATCAATGGTGCAATTGGTACGTGGACACTTACATGATATTATCGGTAAAATTGACTTGAACGAAGCATTAGGTTCAACTTCAAAGATCAATGCAGATTTGGCAAACGCTATTGGGGATTTAACTAATACTTATGGAATCAAAGTCGATCGAGTTAATATTGATGAACTGAAACCATCAGCCTCAATCACCGAATCAATGGAAAAACAAATTAGAGCTGATCGTGAAAAGACTGCCGCAATTGCCAAAGCTAACGGTGAAGCTAGAAGTATTGAGATTGAAACTAAAGCTAGAAACGATGCCACTGTTTCAACTGCTAAAGCTCAGGCTGAAGCAACGATTGCTCGAGCTGACGCCAAGGCTTATGAAATCAAGAAGTTAAATGATATGTTAGCCTCAGCTGACAGTAAATACTTCACAGATCAACAGATTCAAGCCTTCGCCGATTTGGCTAATTCGGCTGCTAATACTGTTGTGATGAGCAAAGAAGATATTGGTAAGTATTCTGAGATACCAGTTACAGCACAAGTTATGAATCAAATAAGTAATAAATAA
- a CDS encoding helix-turn-helix domain-containing protein, with translation MVKYSSKLKAEVVGEYLQGRTSMQSLSEKHNLPKRQVSFWIQKYRLSGVDSLKRKKTKRSFSAEFKIDVINYYQTHDETLAEVSARFDVNKCQISSWRTAFNKHGIEALKSHPKGRKSKVKNDKKKLRHLINKNELDQLREELAKKNQELYDTKLENDILKKSMTLFGTSKDAKKHK, from the coding sequence ATGGTTAAATACAGTTCAAAATTAAAGGCAGAGGTTGTTGGTGAATACCTCCAAGGTAGAACCAGCATGCAAAGTCTCTCAGAGAAACATAATTTACCTAAACGGCAAGTCAGTTTCTGGATTCAAAAATATCGCTTAAGCGGCGTAGACTCGCTTAAGCGAAAAAAAACTAAACGGAGCTTTTCAGCTGAATTTAAAATTGATGTGATAAACTACTATCAAACTCATGATGAAACTTTAGCTGAAGTATCCGCCAGATTTGATGTTAACAAGTGTCAGATTAGTTCCTGGAGAACGGCATTCAATAAACATGGCATAGAAGCCTTGAAGTCTCATCCGAAAGGCAGAAAATCCAAAGTGAAAAATGATAAAAAGAAATTACGTCATTTAATAAACAAGAATGAATTAGATCAACTTCGCGAGGAACTCGCAAAGAAGAATCAAGAATTATATGACACAAAGTTGGAGAATGATATTTTAAAAAAATCAATGACCCTGTTCGGAACTTCAAAGGACGCAAAAAAACACAAATAG
- a CDS encoding RNA-binding domain-containing protein has product MSNEINKDLLEEIKNGIESDRIEFKEAQGKDGMGSIPKSVYETVCSFSNSYGGNIYLGVGDNGEILGIEKKRLNQMKKDFVTSIQSSNKINPPLYLSVNELKIQNKYILHIYVPDSSQVHRLNQRVIFDRNEDADIGVTNNTNLVQKIYNRKQSDYTENKIYPFIETSDFNSDLIDKVRENLVNNTTRENILEHKSDFEVLKSLSMYKKDYTTGKSGFTAASVLLFGSDELIKSIFPYFYIDVLVRVKNVERYDDRLRIQTNLIDSYSKVMEFFSKYISEPFYLEDDIRINLREILLREVLVNLLVHREYSNPFVSTIEIRNNEIILYNANKPVHPGMIISGDILPFSKNPNIARVFHVLGLVDEIGSGLKKVFKYAPILFGSIPIIENKEFFKVIMPITSKGLSNLSISKEYNGSTNNIDEFDLNSEETEILKVLTRPMSARELVKFSRRPSTDSFRRNVLLPLLNKNLIERTIPNKPSSPKQKYRRKE; this is encoded by the coding sequence ATGTCAAATGAAATTAACAAGGATTTACTTGAGGAAATTAAAAATGGAATTGAATCAGATAGAATAGAATTTAAAGAAGCCCAAGGAAAAGACGGGATGGGTAGTATACCTAAAAGTGTTTATGAGACAGTTTGCTCATTTTCCAATTCCTATGGGGGTAATATATATTTAGGAGTTGGAGATAATGGGGAGATTTTAGGTATAGAAAAGAAAAGATTGAATCAGATGAAAAAAGATTTTGTTACGTCTATCCAATCTTCTAATAAAATAAATCCTCCGTTGTATTTGAGCGTTAATGAATTAAAAATACAAAATAAATATATTTTGCATATATATGTTCCTGATAGTTCACAAGTTCATAGATTGAATCAAAGAGTGATTTTTGATAGGAATGAGGATGCTGATATCGGTGTGACTAATAATACAAATCTTGTTCAGAAAATTTATAATAGAAAACAATCTGATTATACCGAAAATAAGATCTATCCATTTATAGAAACTTCAGATTTCAATAGTGATCTAATAGATAAAGTAAGGGAAAATTTGGTAAATAACACTACCAGAGAGAATATTCTTGAACATAAGAGTGATTTTGAAGTTCTAAAAAGTCTATCTATGTATAAGAAAGATTATACAACAGGGAAAAGTGGCTTTACAGCAGCTAGTGTTCTTTTATTTGGTAGTGATGAATTAATAAAATCTATTTTTCCGTATTTCTATATTGATGTCCTAGTTAGAGTGAAAAACGTTGAAAGGTATGATGACAGATTAAGAATTCAAACTAACCTAATAGATAGTTATAGTAAAGTTATGGAATTCTTTTCAAAATATATAAGTGAACCCTTTTATTTGGAGGATGATATAAGGATTAATTTACGTGAAATACTTTTGAGAGAGGTATTAGTAAATTTATTGGTTCATAGGGAGTATTCAAACCCATTTGTTTCAACAATAGAAATAAGAAATAATGAAATTATTTTATATAATGCTAATAAACCTGTGCATCCTGGAATGATTATAAGCGGTGATATCCTCCCTTTTTCAAAAAATCCCAATATTGCTAGAGTATTTCATGTATTAGGTTTAGTCGATGAAATAGGTTCAGGATTAAAAAAAGTTTTTAAATATGCTCCCATCTTATTTGGTTCAATTCCGATTATTGAAAATAAAGAGTTTTTCAAGGTCATAATGCCAATTACTTCAAAAGGATTAAGTAATCTAAGCATCTCAAAAGAATATAATGGAAGTACTAATAATATTGATGAATTTGATCTGAATAGTGAGGAAACTGAAATACTCAAAGTACTAACCCGTCCTATGAGTGCTAGGGAATTAGTGAAATTTAGTAGAAGACCAAGTACAGATAGTTTTCGTAGAAATGTTCTTCTGCCATTATTAAACAAAAATTTAATTGAGCGAACGATTCCAAATAAACCAAGCAGTCCTAAACAGAAATATAGAAGGAAGGAATAA
- a CDS encoding PadR family transcriptional regulator produces the protein MPKRRILPYVLLGLINNKGELSGYQISQEFKNEVGDFWHASHSQIYPELARMKDDGWVKDKDDGKSTYYLITDLGHQVLRSWMEEPLQDNEELFSLKLYFVRDGNDPLLKILLKQELQLNQEKYAHLQDRLQEVFYNETEIKNNFGHYLILTRAIEREKNHIEWLKNKL, from the coding sequence ATGCCTAAAAGACGGATACTGCCATACGTTTTGCTTGGATTGATCAATAATAAGGGTGAATTGTCAGGATATCAGATCAGTCAGGAATTTAAAAACGAAGTCGGGGATTTTTGGCACGCCTCACATAGCCAAATCTATCCCGAACTAGCGCGGATGAAAGATGATGGTTGGGTCAAAGATAAGGACGATGGAAAATCGACTTACTATTTGATTACCGACCTTGGTCATCAAGTTTTGCGAAGCTGGATGGAAGAGCCATTGCAGGATAATGAAGAATTGTTTTCGTTGAAACTGTATTTTGTACGTGATGGGAATGACCCACTACTAAAAATTTTGTTAAAGCAGGAGTTACAACTTAATCAGGAAAAGTATGCTCATTTGCAGGATCGCTTGCAAGAGGTCTTTTATAATGAGACAGAAATCAAAAATAATTTTGGACACTATTTGATTTTGACTCGAGCTATCGAACGAGAAAAGAATCATATTGAATGGTTGAAAAATAAGTTATAA
- a CDS encoding Abi family protein, whose protein sequence is MNEGKAFKSYRQQIKILRNRGMYIPFGNDASKVIKVLERENYYNVINGYKDIFLERDQVSMRIIKPEVFKKGTTFDQVSSLYYFDRELRNLCLKYMLKIESSLKSIISYRFSEKFKGQMNPYFNLNNYNTDSKMTLRVAKNIATLSNTISYKSKDESINHYLREYGTVPLWVLMNVLTLGNVNYFYTCLDDGLKNSIARDFSKYFNSDGLKKEKVNIHLKIQDIEGILKITNDFRNVCAHEEILYNHILKKRPQLRTVEQYLGINLSQRESNLYVLLTMMRFYLSKEDCKDLLKNIEVIFKKFNKRIRTESVNFNMVLMIMGFDRDNPILFGTDLMFN, encoded by the coding sequence ATGAATGAAGGCAAAGCTTTTAAATCTTATAGACAGCAGATAAAAATATTGAGAAATCGTGGAATGTATATTCCGTTTGGAAATGATGCTTCCAAAGTAATTAAAGTTCTTGAACGAGAGAATTATTATAATGTCATAAATGGGTATAAGGATATTTTTTTAGAACGTGATCAAGTATCGATGAGAATTATTAAACCAGAGGTATTTAAAAAGGGAACAACCTTTGATCAAGTGTCATCGTTATATTATTTTGACCGTGAATTACGTAATCTTTGTCTTAAGTACATGTTAAAAATCGAAAGTTCTTTAAAATCAATAATTTCATATCGTTTTAGTGAAAAGTTTAAAGGGCAGATGAATCCATATTTTAATCTTAATAATTACAATACTGATTCGAAAATGACATTAAGAGTTGCAAAGAATATTGCTACATTGTCTAATACGATTTCTTATAAGAGTAAAGATGAATCGATAAATCATTATTTAAGGGAGTATGGAACCGTTCCTCTTTGGGTATTGATGAATGTATTAACCTTGGGAAATGTTAATTATTTTTATACTTGTCTTGATGACGGATTAAAAAATAGCATAGCACGTGATTTTAGTAAGTATTTTAATTCCGATGGATTAAAGAAGGAAAAAGTTAATATTCATTTAAAAATACAAGATATAGAAGGTATACTTAAAATCACTAATGATTTCAGAAACGTTTGTGCACATGAGGAAATACTATATAATCATATTTTAAAAAAGAGACCACAATTAAGAACTGTAGAGCAATATCTTGGTATAAATTTATCACAAAGAGAGTCAAATCTTTATGTTTTATTAACGATGATGAGGTTTTATTTAAGTAAAGAGGATTGTAAAGACCTACTTAAAAATATTGAAGTGATATTTAAAAAATTTAACAAAAGGATACGTACAGAGTCTGTAAATTTTAATATGGTATTAATGATAATGGGGTTTGATAGGGACAATCCGATTTTATTCGGAACTGATTTAATGTTTAATTAA